The following proteins are co-located in the Halocatena salina genome:
- a CDS encoding Gfo/Idh/MocA family protein, producing MAGSDLRYGIVGCAGMGDTHATAVEAIDGATLVACADIKAEIARSVGNDYGIAWYTDPTEMVIDADLDLVSVCTPNGTHLEIVNDLATTGVDILCEKPLEITPERVDRLIDVCERENTTLGCILQRRTFGGPRLARAALADGRLGNLIFGDVRVTWHRKQSYYEDNAWHGTTDTDGGILFTQALHGIDLLQWVTGGIERISAELGTLHHDIEVPDTAIASVEFTDGGYGQITATTAVFPQQPISLRLQGTRGTVQWHEDKSDHENELEAFETVDSPVDATPEPFHLGTGIRGQVRDFVAAVRDNRDPMVLPKEARKALEITFAARKAANHGEWVDVGH from the coding sequence ATGGCAGGCAGTGATCTTCGATACGGTATCGTTGGCTGTGCCGGAATGGGGGACACTCACGCAACGGCTGTCGAAGCGATCGATGGCGCGACGTTGGTCGCTTGTGCGGACATCAAGGCGGAAATAGCCCGATCCGTTGGGAACGACTACGGGATCGCCTGGTACACGGACCCAACTGAGATGGTGATCGACGCGGATCTCGACCTCGTGAGTGTCTGTACACCCAACGGAACACACCTCGAAATAGTGAACGATCTCGCAACGACAGGCGTCGACATCCTCTGTGAGAAACCGCTCGAGATCACGCCCGAGCGCGTCGATCGGCTGATCGACGTCTGTGAACGCGAGAACACCACCCTCGGCTGTATTCTCCAACGGCGGACGTTCGGTGGGCCACGGCTCGCACGTGCCGCACTCGCTGACGGTCGTCTCGGTAATCTGATCTTCGGAGACGTTCGGGTGACGTGGCACCGAAAGCAGTCTTATTATGAGGACAACGCGTGGCATGGAACGACTGACACTGATGGTGGGATCCTCTTCACTCAGGCGCTGCATGGGATCGATCTCCTTCAGTGGGTGACAGGGGGAATCGAGCGGATCTCCGCCGAACTCGGCACGCTCCACCACGATATCGAAGTCCCGGATACCGCGATCGCGAGCGTCGAATTCACCGACGGCGGTTATGGGCAAATCACGGCCACGACAGCGGTGTTTCCACAACAGCCGATCAGCCTCCGTCTTCAGGGTACTAGGGGGACGGTTCAGTGGCACGAAGACAAATCCGACCACGAGAACGAACTCGAAGCGTTCGAGACGGTTGACAGTCCTGTCGACGCCACACCCGAACCGTTCCATCTGGGAACCGGTATCCGGGGCCAAGTGCGGGACTTCGTCGCGGCTGTTCGTGACAACCGCGATCCGATGGTTCTCCCTAAAGAGGCGCGCAAAGCACTCGAAATCACGTTTGCAGCTCGAAAAGCCGCCAACCATGGTGAATGGGTCGACGTCGGTCACTAA
- a CDS encoding dihydrodipicolinate synthase family protein, whose translation MSLSEQQVRSRLQGVAVGLLTPFSDGHDIRHEELAENAKELYDAGIRTFLGAANISEYHSLSKSERADVVETSVKALPSDACVLAGVGGSTAEATELIRTYDRLDADAMMIMPPDHTYIHEQGLLEYYRELGAATETPLVPYVRGFDPSVEYLARLTHIDSVVGIKYALKDPVKLGAGVAAGADEVVWVDGLAEPFAISFWAEGAEGFSAGVSNFRPEVGLELYDALSTGDWERACQLRNICLPYQNFRDETGQENEIEGAISVSAVKKGLELAGLNGGSVREPIRPLADEEERKAERLYDQLDDDIESLIG comes from the coding sequence ATGTCCCTGTCAGAGCAGCAGGTACGGAGTCGTCTTCAAGGCGTAGCTGTTGGATTATTGACTCCATTCAGCGACGGACATGATATTCGACATGAGGAACTCGCAGAGAACGCTAAAGAGCTGTACGACGCGGGAATTCGAACGTTTCTAGGGGCTGCGAACATCAGCGAGTATCACTCGTTGTCCAAGAGCGAACGAGCAGACGTGGTCGAGACGAGCGTGAAAGCGTTGCCATCGGACGCCTGCGTGCTAGCCGGCGTCGGTGGCAGCACGGCTGAGGCCACGGAGCTGATTCGCACGTACGATCGTCTCGATGCCGATGCGATGATGATCATGCCGCCCGATCACACGTATATCCACGAACAGGGGTTGTTAGAGTATTACCGCGAACTCGGTGCAGCGACAGAGACGCCACTCGTCCCGTACGTTCGAGGGTTCGATCCGTCCGTCGAGTATCTTGCCCGTCTCACTCACATCGACAGTGTCGTTGGGATCAAATACGCGCTGAAAGATCCAGTGAAGCTGGGTGCCGGCGTCGCTGCCGGGGCCGACGAAGTCGTCTGGGTCGATGGCCTCGCTGAGCCGTTTGCCATCTCCTTTTGGGCTGAAGGCGCAGAAGGGTTCTCGGCTGGAGTCAGCAACTTCAGGCCCGAAGTCGGTCTCGAACTGTACGATGCGCTCTCCACGGGAGACTGGGAGCGAGCGTGCCAGCTCCGGAACATCTGTCTCCCATACCAGAACTTCCGGGATGAGACGGGTCAGGAAAACGAGATCGAGGGTGCGATCAGCGTTTCAGCCGTCAAAAAGGGTCTCGAACTCGCCGGACTCAACGGTGGGTCAGTCCGAGAACCGATCCGCCCGCTCGCCGACGAAGAAGAGCGCAAAGCTGAGCGTCTCTACGATCAACTCGACGACGACATCGAATCCCTCATCGGATGA
- a CDS encoding ABC transporter permease — MRNDPQTTDRDVRTDGGNVSSPFEIVSEYEESRRDRYRKLYDAYVHAPVAIVWRDWRARIGFTLVLFYLLMGLVGPLLIEPTEVTEGPALVQPFENWAYPLGTDNMGRDLLSQTVHSTTTILKMITSGALFTVGFGTIVGALAGYKGGIVDTILSSITDVFINLPGFPLVMILAALLPIGGNPYMVGILLSVGAWGGLARAIRSQVLTIRHEAFVEAARGMGIPTHRIVFKEIIPHLMPYVVINLTNAARRVIFEAVALYFLAILPFKSSSLNWGVMLNQAYAKNAYLTAEALHWFLVPMIAIVGISVGLILLGQSLDRVFNPRVRARHERTAAENGGLESKKNEDDMNVNDVV, encoded by the coding sequence ATGAGGAACGATCCACAGACGACTGATCGAGACGTGAGAACCGACGGCGGAAACGTGAGTTCACCGTTCGAGATCGTCTCGGAGTACGAGGAATCGCGCCGGGACCGGTACCGCAAACTCTACGACGCCTACGTCCACGCACCGGTCGCCATCGTCTGGCGCGACTGGCGGGCGCGGATCGGCTTCACGCTCGTCCTGTTCTATCTTCTGATGGGACTCGTCGGTCCGTTGCTGATCGAACCGACGGAGGTCACCGAAGGGCCAGCGCTGGTCCAACCGTTCGAGAACTGGGCGTATCCGCTCGGAACCGACAACATGGGACGCGATCTGCTGTCACAGACGGTCCACTCCACCACCACGATCCTCAAGATGATAACGTCGGGCGCGCTGTTCACCGTCGGCTTCGGGACGATCGTCGGTGCGCTGGCCGGATACAAGGGTGGTATCGTCGATACGATACTGAGTTCGATCACTGACGTGTTCATCAATCTGCCCGGCTTCCCGCTTGTGATGATTCTGGCCGCACTGTTGCCGATCGGTGGGAACCCGTACATGGTTGGTATCCTGTTGAGCGTCGGCGCATGGGGAGGCCTTGCGAGGGCGATCCGATCGCAAGTGCTCACTATCCGTCACGAGGCGTTCGTCGAAGCGGCCCGCGGAATGGGGATCCCGACCCACCGGATCGTCTTCAAGGAGATCATCCCGCATCTGATGCCGTACGTCGTGATCAACCTCACGAACGCCGCGCGGCGAGTCATCTTCGAGGCGGTTGCGCTGTACTTCCTCGCAATCCTCCCGTTCAAGTCCTCCAGTTTGAACTGGGGGGTCATGCTGAATCAGGCCTACGCGAAAAATGCCTACCTCACGGCTGAGGCACTTCATTGGTTTTTGGTACCGATGATTGCGATCGTGGGCATCTCGGTCGGTCTGATCCTACTCGGTCAGTCGCTTGACCGTGTGTTCAACCCCCGTGTCCGCGCACGCCACGAACGGACGGCGGCCGAAAACGGTGGACTCGAATCAAAAAAGAACGAGGATGACATGAACGTCAATGACGTTGTCTGA
- a CDS encoding ABC transporter permease: protein MVNIGWRTRRIGQTVFTLWVVLTLTFALVRLLPGNPMGAMVQQLIQQGVNPARARHLVELRLSVDPNKPIPYAYLDYMGNMLQGNLGISMYYSEPVVDIIARSLPWTLFVLSWSLFISFFMGVIIGALMAYWEGSKLDVGLTSWAILMGSTPYYVLALLLLIFFAYRWGIFPTSGRQPTGVAPGFSWAYISGILRHAALPVLSMLVASGVASLGMRGNSIRVLGENYLRVARLRGLSDITISTQYVARNAVLPMYTAFLISLGEMFGGSVVLEQVFSYRGLGWYMLSATYQRDYPLMMGMFTILTVAVVLALLIADLTYSFVDPRAGGQTNETY, encoded by the coding sequence ATGGTGAATATAGGCTGGCGAACACGACGTATCGGCCAAACAGTGTTTACATTGTGGGTGGTTCTCACCCTGACGTTCGCTCTGGTGCGACTGTTGCCGGGTAATCCGATGGGCGCGATGGTTCAACAGCTGATCCAGCAGGGGGTCAATCCAGCTCGGGCCCGACACCTCGTCGAACTTCGATTGAGCGTCGATCCGAACAAACCGATTCCGTACGCTTACCTCGATTATATGGGTAACATGCTCCAGGGAAACCTTGGGATCTCGATGTACTATTCCGAACCGGTCGTCGATATCATCGCGCGATCCCTACCGTGGACGTTGTTCGTACTGAGTTGGTCGCTTTTCATTAGTTTCTTTATGGGTGTTATCATCGGTGCGTTGATGGCATACTGGGAAGGAAGCAAACTGGACGTCGGACTCACCTCGTGGGCGATTCTGATGGGATCAACTCCATACTACGTACTGGCGCTCTTGTTGTTGATCTTTTTCGCCTATCGCTGGGGTATCTTCCCCACAAGCGGGCGACAACCCACGGGTGTGGCGCCCGGATTCAGTTGGGCGTACATCAGTGGCATCCTTCGCCACGCCGCGTTACCGGTTCTATCCATGCTGGTTGCGTCCGGCGTCGCCTCGCTCGGGATGCGTGGAAACAGCATTCGTGTTCTCGGTGAGAACTATCTTCGGGTAGCACGACTCCGCGGTCTCTCCGACATAACGATCTCGACCCAGTACGTCGCTCGTAACGCTGTACTCCCGATGTACACGGCGTTCCTGATCAGTCTCGGCGAGATGTTCGGCGGATCAGTCGTCCTCGAACAGGTGTTCTCCTATCGAGGGCTCGGGTGGTACATGCTGTCGGCGACGTATCAGCGCGACTATCCGCTGATGATGGGGATGTTCACGATCCTTACTGTCGCGGTCGTCCTTGCTTTACTGATAGCTGACCTAACGTATTCGTTCGTTGATCCACGCGCTGGAGGGCAGACGAATGAGACGTACTGA
- a CDS encoding ABC transporter permease translates to MSAVRNWGRTEIGAAIGFVGVALIGWLDLPLAELLTVGFLSRSLQAAAPIALTAIGGLYAEKSGVFNIGVEGFMIFGAVTTAALTWLIGGETAGQNTLWMAILGSVAIVSVAAVLFAVLVIRYKADQIVAGLAVWFLGLGFGPFVAVLLWDSQNSPGLVSVENLTVPGLSELPIVGALLFDISPLVLLTAFVTIVAWAILYHTRYGYWIQAAGENPEALDTAGVSVGRVRYAAVIFSGVMAGLGGAVLLAHAGSFTGTGDTMVNGRGWIGIVAYLFGNYNPIGAAVAALLFGGLDMLQIQFQTIGIDLPNRLVNLFPYLAVIVVLTMWGSTRVPASLGDPYDSEE, encoded by the coding sequence GTGAGTGCTGTCAGGAACTGGGGTCGGACTGAGATCGGTGCTGCAATCGGTTTTGTTGGCGTGGCACTGATCGGCTGGCTGGATCTTCCGCTCGCTGAGCTGCTCACAGTGGGATTTCTCAGCCGATCGCTTCAGGCGGCGGCCCCGATCGCACTCACGGCGATCGGTGGGCTGTACGCCGAAAAAAGCGGTGTGTTCAACATCGGGGTCGAAGGATTCATGATCTTCGGTGCGGTCACCACGGCGGCGCTCACGTGGCTCATCGGAGGTGAGACGGCCGGACAGAACACTCTCTGGATGGCCATCCTCGGATCGGTAGCGATCGTCTCGGTCGCTGCCGTTCTCTTTGCCGTGTTGGTGATCCGGTACAAGGCGGATCAGATCGTGGCGGGCCTAGCGGTATGGTTTCTCGGTCTCGGCTTCGGCCCCTTCGTAGCTGTGCTCCTCTGGGACAGTCAGAACAGTCCCGGACTCGTGAGCGTCGAGAACCTCACGGTTCCGGGACTCTCGGAGCTTCCGATCGTCGGAGCACTGCTGTTTGACATCTCCCCGTTGGTGCTCCTCACCGCTTTCGTGACGATCGTCGCGTGGGCAATCCTCTATCACACCCGCTACGGCTATTGGATTCAGGCGGCCGGTGAGAATCCCGAGGCCCTAGACACGGCGGGCGTCAGCGTGGGGCGCGTCCGGTACGCAGCCGTTATCTTCTCGGGTGTGATGGCGGGGCTGGGTGGTGCTGTTCTCCTCGCACACGCCGGTTCGTTCACTGGGACGGGCGACACGATGGTCAATGGACGAGGCTGGATCGGGATCGTTGCGTACCTGTTTGGCAACTACAATCCGATCGGAGCCGCTGTGGCGGCGCTGTTGTTCGGTGGGCTGGATATGCTTCAGATCCAGTTCCAAACGATCGGAATCGATCTTCCCAACCGGTTGGTCAACCTGTTTCCGTATCTTGCTGTAATCGTCGTACTCACCATGTGGGGTTCGACCCGCGTGCCCGCTTCCCTCGGTGATCCATACGACAGCGAAGAGTGA
- a CDS encoding ABC transporter permease produces the protein MLTVSVLERVVISAVATVLALLIGMVIVAGAGYDPAVFSRNLLDGAVGSEAAIARTLMFTTLFVLTGVSVSIAFRAGVFNIGVHGQFIVGGFATVLAILQTAPVLPEGPIGGVVLLLVGALAAIVAGGAYAAVPGVLKAYGGANEIVTTIMLNFIAIGIVGWLVEGPFRGADQSAPNTERLPEYVELPQLIYSSPDFSIVGLVVALTVTVLIAVLVRRTSFGYEMVTSGQQASAAAYAGVDAKRMVVVTMTLSGMVAGLAGAVFTVMIQGYYSDPAGIGSYGYDAIAVSLLAANNPLGVIPAGLLFGSLDSAGSYIGISSNVPAQLIDGVVGLVVLFVSAPELFRMAAKRIGLGGDEQ, from the coding sequence ATACTAACCGTCTCCGTCCTCGAACGGGTGGTGATCTCGGCAGTTGCGACGGTGTTGGCCCTGTTGATCGGGATGGTTATCGTCGCTGGGGCTGGTTACGATCCTGCCGTATTCAGCCGAAACCTGCTCGATGGAGCCGTCGGCAGCGAAGCTGCCATTGCCCGGACGCTCATGTTCACGACGCTGTTCGTCCTGACTGGCGTTTCAGTTTCGATCGCGTTTCGGGCTGGCGTGTTCAATATCGGTGTCCATGGTCAGTTCATCGTCGGCGGGTTTGCGACGGTGCTCGCCATCCTCCAGACGGCTCCAGTGCTTCCGGAGGGACCGATCGGCGGTGTCGTGCTCTTGCTCGTAGGTGCTCTCGCGGCCATCGTCGCCGGTGGTGCGTACGCAGCAGTGCCCGGTGTCTTGAAAGCGTACGGTGGCGCAAACGAGATCGTTACGACGATCATGCTGAACTTCATCGCGATCGGGATCGTTGGATGGCTCGTTGAGGGCCCGTTTCGTGGAGCCGATCAGTCCGCACCAAACACCGAGCGGCTCCCGGAGTACGTCGAGTTGCCCCAACTCATCTACAGTTCACCCGACTTTTCGATCGTTGGACTCGTCGTTGCGCTCACAGTCACCGTACTGATCGCCGTTCTCGTGCGCCGGACGAGCTTCGGTTACGAGATGGTCACCAGTGGACAGCAGGCCTCCGCCGCGGCGTATGCCGGTGTCGATGCCAAACGGATGGTCGTCGTGACGATGACCCTTTCCGGGATGGTCGCAGGGCTTGCAGGCGCGGTCTTCACAGTCATGATTCAGGGGTACTACAGCGATCCGGCCGGGATCGGGTCGTATGGCTACGATGCGATCGCCGTCAGCCTGTTAGCAGCAAACAATCCGCTCGGAGTCATCCCAGCCGGGCTGTTGTTCGGAAGCCTCGATTCTGCTGGCTCGTATATCGGTATTAGTAGCAACGTTCCGGCGCAACTGATCGATGGCGTCGTTGGGCTCGTCGTTCTGTTCGTCTCCGCCCCGGAGCTGTTTCGAATGGCCGCAAAGCGGATCGGACTCGGAGGTGACGAGCAGTGA
- a CDS encoding PQQ-dependent sugar dehydrogenase, with amino-acid sequence MSNSDQGKSLTNGITSRRQVLRALGAVGVIGTAGMSWPVSARSSITLDGQISGWQGVSPDDIADETNPTLTFEPGEAVTVEWTNRDGMGHNFVVVDGNEQELLSSDIMAEQGETQTVEFTATEEMSEYFCQPHPQSMRGSVEITGSTEDDEQTETDGDDETDPSPFTKRQLASDLTDPMAIEIAPDGRVFYTTRGGNFSEDAEDETTGTGRVGVIDPESGEITTALEIDVYTGQEDGLQGLAFDPAFEENGWVYLFYSPPNEVVGDEPYNQLSRFRVRGNSIDPDCEVEILRVPTQRETCCHAGGDIEFGPSGDLYLSTGDDTNPHESDGYTPIDERDGREPYDAQRTAANTADLRGKILRISPEDDGSYSVPDDNLFPQDEYAAEIEDGLVRPEIYVMGVRNPFRMSVDQKTGVLHYADYGPDAGEWDAGRGPIGIVEINSVSEPMNAGWPYVRGPNHPYVEYDFETEESDGPFDPANPVNGSPNNDGLEELPSVRPATLWYPFSWDAYTDAPDYAAVPDEAPWPTLEGGAPMGGPVYRYSDDSGAGALPEEYDGKHFIAEWGANWLKTVEYAEDGSVTDIAAFMPNAKLLSPMDLEIGPNGVLYLLEWGEGYEGSNAGIYRIEHDGQSG; translated from the coding sequence GTGAGTAACTCGGATCAGGGTAAGAGTCTGACGAATGGAATCACGAGCAGACGGCAGGTTCTCCGGGCGCTCGGCGCGGTCGGGGTGATCGGGACCGCAGGGATGAGTTGGCCTGTCAGTGCCCGATCATCGATCACGCTTGACGGTCAGATATCTGGGTGGCAGGGTGTTTCACCCGACGATATCGCGGACGAGACCAATCCTACGCTCACTTTCGAACCTGGTGAGGCGGTGACCGTCGAGTGGACGAACCGGGACGGGATGGGGCATAACTTCGTGGTCGTCGACGGAAACGAGCAAGAACTCCTCTCGTCTGATATCATGGCAGAACAGGGAGAGACACAAACCGTCGAATTCACCGCTACGGAAGAAATGTCGGAGTACTTCTGCCAACCACATCCCCAATCGATGCGGGGCAGTGTCGAAATCACAGGCAGTACCGAGGATGACGAACAGACGGAGACGGATGGCGACGACGAAACGGACCCGTCTCCGTTTACGAAACGACAGCTGGCTTCGGATCTCACTGATCCAATGGCGATCGAGATCGCGCCTGATGGTCGAGTGTTTTACACCACTCGTGGCGGTAACTTCAGCGAGGACGCCGAGGATGAGACCACAGGAACGGGACGTGTGGGTGTGATCGATCCCGAAAGCGGTGAGATCACGACTGCCCTCGAAATCGACGTTTACACCGGACAGGAAGACGGTCTTCAGGGTCTGGCTTTCGATCCTGCCTTCGAAGAGAACGGCTGGGTGTATCTGTTCTACTCCCCGCCGAACGAGGTCGTCGGCGACGAACCGTACAATCAGCTGTCACGGTTCCGTGTCCGGGGCAACTCGATCGATCCCGACTGTGAGGTCGAGATCCTGCGGGTTCCAACCCAGCGTGAAACGTGTTGTCACGCGGGTGGCGACATCGAGTTCGGTCCGTCGGGTGACCTCTACCTCTCGACCGGTGACGATACCAATCCGCACGAATCGGATGGGTACACGCCGATCGACGAGCGTGACGGACGGGAACCGTACGACGCACAGCGGACAGCGGCCAACACGGCGGATTTACGCGGGAAGATCCTCCGAATCTCCCCCGAGGACGACGGATCGTACTCGGTTCCCGACGACAACCTCTTTCCACAGGACGAGTACGCCGCAGAGATCGAGGACGGACTGGTTCGTCCGGAGATCTACGTGATGGGGGTGCGTAATCCTTTCCGAATGAGCGTCGACCAGAAAACCGGCGTGCTACACTACGCCGACTACGGACCGGACGCCGGTGAGTGGGACGCTGGTCGCGGTCCGATCGGCATCGTCGAGATCAACAGCGTCTCCGAACCCATGAATGCCGGGTGGCCATACGTACGGGGACCGAACCATCCCTACGTCGAGTACGATTTCGAGACAGAGGAGTCCGATGGTCCATTCGATCCCGCAAACCCGGTTAACGGCTCACCGAACAACGACGGTCTCGAAGAACTCCCTTCAGTCCGGCCAGCGACGCTCTGGTACCCGTTCTCGTGGGATGCATACACCGATGCACCTGATTACGCGGCCGTCCCCGATGAAGCTCCTTGGCCAACTCTCGAAGGCGGCGCTCCGATGGGGGGCCCTGTTTACCGGTACAGCGACGATTCAGGCGCGGGTGCCCTCCCAGAAGAGTACGACGGCAAGCATTTCATCGCGGAGTGGGGGGCGAACTGGCTCAAAACCGTGGAGTACGCCGAAGACGGTTCCGTGACTGATATAGCGGCGTTCATGCCGAACGCAAAACTGTTGTCACCGATGGATCTGGAAATCGGTCCGAACGGCGTGTTGTATCTCTTAGAATGGGGAGAAGGCTACGAAGGATCGAATGCCGGAATCTACCGCATCGAACACGACGGGCAGAGCGGATAA
- a CDS encoding ABC transporter ATP-binding protein, with translation MTVSETDHERSHTTDETIVEVRNASVTFDMDRGQSRVLDDVDLDIKRNEVLSIVGESGSGKSMLASALLDAVVDPGLLTGEITYYPDDGAPVDVLDLDSNELQAFRWAEISMVFQGAMSSFNPVRKIRTHFVETLNAHDYDIEDGMRRTRGVLEDLYLDPDRVLDSYPHELSGGMKQRALIALSLVLEPEVLVMDEPTAALDLLMQRSIIGLLQEIKAQYDLTIVFITHDLPLVADIADRVGVLYAFEFVELGPTDEVLRAPSHPYTRLLLKSTPHLSSPIESMRPIEGSAPDPVSVPSGCSFHPRCPVGDERCETDAPGPYPVNGEHHVHCHYWEDAIDTIPMKTESQAGSADMIGMAETNASSRTSVDRSDTPVVSLDDVEIHFEKESGFFDIFSEPDVVKAVDGISLDVYENDVIVLVGESGCGKTTLGKSAVGLQEPTGGSVQYRGHDIWDVKANGSEAVTWAEIRRSLQIVHQDPGSALNPHRRIRQSLEEPLKRWNDDLDGNDRQQRLLSLLEHVGMTPPEDYIERYPHQLSGGEQQRVALIRAMLMNPEVILADEPVSALDVSLRVEMMDLMIELQDTFDTSYLFVSHDLSNARYIAEKTGGRIGVVYLGELVEIGPAERIIHDPQHPYTEALRWATPELDASEAKADEAPVRTIDVPDPTNPPTGCRYHTRCPEARDCCRTERPEEYHVSGELHEVTCFRALDDHDYWDSEPIATDGD, from the coding sequence ATGACTGTCTCAGAAACCGACCACGAACGAAGCCACACGACTGACGAAACGATCGTAGAAGTCCGGAACGCGTCCGTCACGTTCGACATGGATCGGGGCCAATCGCGCGTCCTCGACGATGTCGATCTCGATATCAAGCGCAACGAGGTTTTGAGCATCGTCGGCGAGAGCGGCAGCGGGAAATCGATGCTCGCCTCGGCACTGTTGGATGCGGTCGTCGATCCAGGGCTGCTCACGGGTGAGATCACCTACTATCCCGATGACGGTGCTCCTGTCGACGTGCTCGACCTCGATTCGAACGAACTGCAGGCGTTTCGCTGGGCGGAAATCTCGATGGTGTTCCAGGGAGCGATGAGTTCGTTCAATCCCGTCAGAAAGATCCGCACTCATTTCGTTGAAACCCTGAACGCACACGATTACGACATCGAAGACGGGATGCGACGAACACGAGGGGTCCTCGAGGATCTCTATCTCGATCCCGATCGAGTGTTGGATTCGTACCCGCACGAGCTGTCAGGGGGAATGAAACAGCGCGCACTGATCGCACTGAGCCTCGTCCTCGAACCGGAGGTGTTGGTGATGGACGAGCCGACTGCCGCGTTGGATCTACTGATGCAGCGTTCGATCATCGGACTGCTACAGGAGATCAAAGCGCAGTACGATCTAACGATCGTTTTCATCACGCACGATCTCCCGCTGGTCGCCGACATCGCGGACCGTGTCGGGGTGTTGTACGCCTTCGAGTTCGTCGAACTCGGACCCACGGACGAGGTTCTCAGAGCACCGTCCCATCCCTACACACGATTGCTTCTCAAATCCACACCCCACCTCTCATCGCCGATCGAATCGATGCGGCCGATCGAGGGGAGTGCTCCAGACCCGGTGAGCGTCCCATCGGGCTGTTCGTTCCATCCCCGCTGTCCGGTCGGTGACGAGCGGTGTGAGACCGACGCACCGGGTCCATACCCCGTCAACGGAGAACACCACGTTCACTGTCACTACTGGGAGGACGCGATCGACACGATCCCGATGAAAACCGAGAGTCAGGCGGGATCAGCGGATATGATCGGGATGGCAGAGACGAACGCATCTAGTCGAACGTCGGTGGACCGATCCGACACGCCCGTCGTCTCGCTCGATGACGTCGAGATCCACTTCGAGAAGGAAAGTGGGTTCTTCGACATCTTCTCCGAACCGGACGTCGTCAAAGCGGTCGATGGGATCTCCCTTGACGTGTATGAGAACGACGTGATCGTTCTCGTCGGTGAATCCGGCTGTGGCAAGACGACGCTCGGCAAGTCTGCGGTCGGGCTACAAGAGCCGACTGGCGGTAGCGTCCAGTATCGGGGACACGACATCTGGGACGTCAAAGCCAACGGAAGCGAGGCGGTGACGTGGGCGGAGATCCGTCGTTCACTCCAGATCGTCCATCAAGATCCCGGCAGTGCCCTGAATCCTCATCGCCGGATCCGTCAGTCCCTCGAAGAGCCACTCAAGCGGTGGAACGACGATCTGGACGGGAATGATCGACAGCAACGTCTCCTGAGCCTCCTCGAACACGTCGGGATGACACCGCCCGAAGACTACATCGAACGGTATCCTCACCAGTTGTCGGGCGGTGAGCAACAGCGCGTTGCTCTCATTCGAGCAATGTTGATGAATCCCGAGGTCATCCTCGCGGACGAGCCAGTGAGCGCGCTCGACGTGTCGCTTCGGGTCGAAATGATGGATCTCATGATAGAGCTACAGGACACCTTCGACACGTCGTATCTGTTCGTCTCACACGATCTTTCGAACGCTCGGTACATCGCCGAGAAAACCGGCGGCCGGATCGGCGTCGTCTACCTCGGTGAACTCGTCGAGATCGGCCCGGCCGAACGGATCATCCACGATCCCCAACACCCCTACACCGAAGCCTTACGCTGGGCGACGCCGGAACTCGACGCAAGCGAGGCGAAAGCGGACGAGGCACCGGTTCGCACGATCGATGTCCCTGATCCGACAAATCCACCGACCGGCTGTCGGTATCACACTCGCTGTCCGGAGGCTCGGGACTGCTGTCGAACCGAGCGTCCAGAGGAGTATCACGTCTCGGGCGAGTTACACGAGGTGACGTGTTTCCGCGCCCTCGACGACCACGACTACTGGGACAGCGAACCGATCGCCACCGACGGCGACTGA